A window of Chitinophaga sp. MM2321 contains these coding sequences:
- the def gene encoding peptide deformylase, translated as MILPIVAYGHPVLRKIAEDITPEYPDLKGLVANMWETMYASNGVGIAAPQVNKAIRLFVVDSEQIISNLEDDEKNDYPGDDGTKEVFINAHIVETGGKDWAYNEGCLSIPKVREDVSRAETVTLRYVNENFEPQEKTFTGVTARVILHEYDHIDGKLFIDHLKPLKRRMLKSKLDDITKGKIRVDYKMTFPK; from the coding sequence ATGATTTTGCCAATAGTAGCTTACGGGCACCCGGTTTTAAGGAAGATAGCTGAAGATATAACGCCAGAATATCCTGATCTGAAAGGATTAGTGGCGAATATGTGGGAAACGATGTACGCGTCTAATGGCGTAGGCATTGCTGCTCCGCAGGTGAATAAAGCAATTCGTTTATTCGTGGTAGATAGTGAACAGATTATCAGTAACCTGGAAGATGATGAAAAAAATGATTATCCGGGAGATGATGGTACGAAAGAAGTTTTTATCAACGCACACATTGTGGAAACCGGTGGAAAAGACTGGGCATATAACGAAGGTTGTTTGAGTATCCCAAAAGTGAGAGAAGATGTAAGCCGTGCTGAAACCGTTACCCTGCGCTATGTTAACGAGAATTTTGAGCCGCAGGAAAAAACGTTTACCGGTGTTACGGCAAGAGTGATCCTGCATGAATATGATCATATCGATGGTAAACTTTTTATCGATCATCTCAAGCCGTTAAAGCGCAGGATGTTGAAAAGCAAACTGGATGATATTACAAAAGGAAAGATAAGAGTAGATTATAAAATGACGTTCCCTAAATAG
- a CDS encoding sigma-70 family RNA polymerase sigma factor produces the protein MVAESITSVSILGATLTYTEVELVQGLRARDEKVFSYLYDHYSPALYGVALKIVTDEPSAGDVLQEVFIKIWRNIDRYEASKGRLFTWMLNIARNTAIDSLRSKAHKLDQKIQDVTSTSLMYEPQLAVHLSVDHLGLTKVIEGLPKDQRIIIDLAYFKGCTQEEIAKVLDIPLGTVKTRMRNAIIQLRILLKQL, from the coding sequence TTGGTAGCTGAAAGTATAACATCCGTATCCATTTTGGGAGCTACCTTAACATACACTGAAGTTGAACTTGTTCAGGGCCTGCGGGCCAGGGATGAAAAGGTATTCAGCTATTTGTATGATCATTACTCGCCCGCATTGTATGGCGTTGCACTCAAAATAGTTACGGATGAACCCTCCGCAGGAGATGTATTGCAGGAAGTTTTTATAAAGATCTGGCGGAATATAGACAGATACGAAGCCTCCAAGGGACGCCTGTTTACCTGGATGCTGAATATAGCGCGTAACACAGCTATTGACAGCCTGCGTTCGAAAGCGCATAAACTGGATCAGAAGATCCAGGATGTTACCAGTACCTCGCTTATGTATGAACCCCAATTGGCAGTACACCTTTCTGTAGACCATCTGGGACTAACTAAAGTAATAGAAGGCCTTCCTAAAGATCAGCGTATTATTATTGATTTGGCTTACTTCAAGGGGTGTACCCAGGAAGAGATAGCCAAAGTATTGGATATACCACTGGGCACCGTGAAAACCCGGATGCGCAATGCTATCATACAATTGAGAATCCTATTAAAACAGCTATAA